Proteins co-encoded in one Nematostella vectensis chromosome 15, jaNemVect1.1, whole genome shotgun sequence genomic window:
- the LOC5513485 gene encoding uncharacterized protein LOC5513485: MNFPQMRVILLSITLLSRTEHVICQNCPKGTCYAGTFSSKDQVTKGRYLLGASYRNLSSVSSPQACHSACVGDCRCRAFQMSGKRCELLDKDKDTVPISRFPSDESYEYYDLKQEIVKSSHMSFCSNGCCLGQRCLNGGTCVEHCEDPKKKFSCACTTSCSGRTCERCGTYRSCRDHHVTYRELGQEIADGVYQIQTEDGKSFPVFCAFEGDTAWVLLESFSLENKQTFMTLSFMEDNAFSEDTPNFLNYRLSRARMEFVRSKSTLFKATCAFDQKTQIPGWPRDQIIARLDGYDVVNQAATGSQKCVTFESIVIRNQSCSKCSIGLWHNVGKHHPHLDSTVDAFCSFNPFNSKNSEDNFGFYGVINTESTCCSSPDSTTQWWLGHEVDNV, translated from the exons ATGAACTTCCCACAGATGCGTGTCATTCTCTTGTCAATCACCCTGCTGTCACGCACTGAGCACGTGATCTGCCAGAACTGCCCCAAAGGGACATGCTACGCCGGGACATTCTCCAGTAAGGACCAAGTGACTAAGGGACGTTATCTGTTGGGGGCCTCGTACAGGAACCTGAGCTCAGTGTCAAGTCCTCAGGCGTGTCACTCGGCCTGTGTCGGCGACTGTCGATGTCGAGCGTTCCAGATGTCGGGCAAGCGATGCGAACTGCTTGATAAAGACAAGGATACCGTGCCTATCAGTAGATTTCCATCTGATGAAAGCTACGAGTATTACGATCTGAAACAGGAAATTGTCAAG TCCTCGCATATGAGCTTTTGCAGTAATGGCTGCTGTTTGGGTCAGCGGTGTCTCAACGGAGGGACTTGCGTAGAGCACTGCGAGGATCCGAAGAAGAAGTTCTCATGCGCCTGCACAACCTCGTGCAGCGGTAGGACGTGTGAGAGATGCGGCACATACCGATCATGCCGTGACCATCACGTGACTTACCGCGAGCTTGGACAAGAGATCGCAGATGGGGTTTACCAAATACAGACCGAGGACGGAAAG AGTTTCCCTGTCTTCTGCGCATTTGAGGGCGACACAGCATGGGTCCTGCTCGAGTCGTTCTCCCTGGAGAACAAGCAGACTTTTATGACCCTGTCTTTCATGGAGGACAACGCATTCAGTGAAGACACTCCAAACTTCCTCAACTACCGCCTTTCAAGAGCACGCATGGAATTCGTGCGAAGCAAAAGCACATTATTCAAAGCCACATGTGCATTCGACCAAAAGACCCAAATCCCCGGGTGGCCACGTGATCAGATCATTGCTCGACTAGATGGGTATGACGTGGTGAATCAAGCAGCCACTGGCAGCCAAAAGTGCGTCACGTTTGAATCTATTGTGATAAGGAATCAGTCTTGTTCCAAATGTTCGATTGGGTTGTGGCATAACGTTGGAAAACATCATCCTCATCTTGACTCAACTGTAGATGCATTCTGCTCGTTTAATCCCTTCAACAGCAAGAATAGTGAAGACAACTTCGGATTTTACGGTGTCATCAATACAGAATCAACGTGCTGTTCAAGCCCTGACTCGACAACGCAGTGGTGGCTAGGCCATGAGGTGGATAATGTGTGA